The proteins below come from a single Triticum aestivum cultivar Chinese Spring chromosome 5D, IWGSC CS RefSeq v2.1, whole genome shotgun sequence genomic window:
- the LOC123119711 gene encoding 60S ribosomal protein L8 yields MGRVIRAQRKGAGSVFKSHTHHRKGPARFRSLDFGERNGYLKGVVTDVIHDPGRGAPLAKVTFRHPFRYKHQKELFVAAEGMYTGQFVYCGRRATLSVGNVLPLRSVPEGGVICNVEHHVGDRGVFARASGDYAIVISHNPDNGTSRIKLPSGAKKIVPSSCRAMIGQVAGGGRTEKPMLKAGNAYHKYRVKRNSWPKVRGVAMNPVEHPHGGGNHQHIGHASTVRRDAPPGQKVGLIAARRTGRLRGQAAASAAKADKAT; encoded by the exons aTGGGTCGCGTGATCCGCGCTCAGCGTAAGGGTGCGGGCTCCGTCTTCAAGTCCCACACCCACCACCGCAAGGGCCCCGCCCGGTTCAGGTCGCTCGACTTCGGCGAGCGCAACGGGTACCTCAAGGGCGTCGTCACCGATGTCATCCACGACCCGGGGCGTGGTGCGCCGCTGGCCAAGGTGACCTTCCGCCACCCGTTCAGGTACAAGCACCAGAAGGAGCTCTTCGTCGCCGCCGAGGGTATGTACACCGGCCAGTTCGTCTACTGCGGACGCCGAGCCACCCTCTCCGTCGGCAACGTCCTCCCGCTCCGCTCCGTCCCTGAGGGAGGCGTCATCTGCAACGTCGAGCACCACGTCGGCGACCGTGGTGTCTTCGCCAGGGCCTCCGGTGACTACGCCATCGTCATCAGCCACAACCCCGACAACGGCACCTCAAG GATCAAGCTCCCCTCTGGTGCCAAGAAGATTGTCCCAAGCAGCTGCCGTGCCATGATTGGTCAGGTTGCTGGTGGTGGCAGGACTGAGAAGCCAATGCTCAAGGCTGGTAACGCCTACCACAAGTACCGTGTGAAGAGGAACTCCTGGCCTAAGGTGCGTGGTGTGGCCATGAACCCTGTGGAGCATCCCCACGGAGGAGGTAACCACCAGCATATTGGTCACGCTTCCACTGTCCGCCGTGATGCACCACCTGGCCAGAAGGTTGGTCTCATTGCTGCCAGGAGGACTGGTCGTCTCAGAGGCCAGGCTGCTGCCTCTGCTGCCAAGGCCGACAAGGCCACTTAG